One segment of Thunnus thynnus chromosome 19, fThuThy2.1, whole genome shotgun sequence DNA contains the following:
- the mlana gene encoding melanoma antigen recognized by T-cells 1, with translation MPLSALRHTEERYLGSEITQSSEDPHFLRSHPNQRNCLQSNYPICLMRCNRTDGMPRGDFNIYFASSRRGYVRVEEAVGIALLMVILAALLLLGCWYFKKRSGYRIIRSPRSGSPGYTGGQYSEAGPSADNKMALTDFGSFRPVVPNAPPAYEKISSGPLPPPYSP, from the exons ATGCCCCTCTCTGCTCTCCGGCACACTGAAGAAAGATATTTGGGCAGTGAAATAACACAGAGCTCCGAGGACCCGCACTTTTTGAGAAGCCATCCTAACCAGAGGAACTGTCTGCAATCTAATTATCCAATTTG TTTGATGAGGTGTAATCGTACAGACGGGATGCCTCGTGGAGACTTCAACATCTATTTTGCCAGCAGCAGGAGGGGATATGTCAGAGTTGAGGA GGCGGTGGGCATAGCTCTGCTGATGGTCATCCTGGCAGCTCTTCTCCTCTTGGGCTGCTGGTATTTCAAGAAAAGGAGCGGCTACAGAATAATCAGG AGCCCCAGGTCTGGGTCACCAGGTTACACAGGAGGCCAGTACTCAGAGGCTGGACCCTCAGCAGATAACAAGATGGCTCTCACTGACTTCGGCAGCTTCCGACCAGTG GTTCCTAATGCTCCTCCAGCCTATGAAAAGATCTCCTCAGGGCCGCTGCCTCCTCCTTATTCCCCCTAA
- the LOC137170443 gene encoding uncharacterized bromodomain-containing protein 10 gives MDQEDKTDQITAGCSQQMFHNQDPASTPQQSCSNIMSSDSRWVSSSTEDIDLVMTEDGFSNGCEVETMVALHCPGDSGDAAAEGDHLSISNDGMSEFSNSDLSLPEVCISTNSNSYEENMNYEVQQAYRIFTGFLLDKYKGITSPFLQPIGHQEAQHGIGGVRGRGQSQLKQSMCLRRMEERFISQEYETITEFVADFRLMLENCYRYHGVDHWISKQAQKLEIMLEQKLTLLSRTLREKTTLAVTSKGRFGVEEERGSGGTSTRRRLAPRSLATITVGGHESIMVQTLRLEEQQRVKEEKRQRELEKKEAEEMSAKEVEEWEQSLLSQASPHTVDTLWELPAIGHFLCLAQTALNLPEIVFFELERCLLMPRCSLLLSKIMSSLLSPSQRRATLHRRPALPYRRWESELRQRVMGWYRAVGGARDQPGRAEQLGLCHQFFSSLGEVSPLEEKPFHLLPFYQRVWLLKGLCDHVYETQKDVQDAVLAQPIHECRESILGYDSKDNAYIHFPHFCGADLRIYCQSPSTPPTFPFPSIWVKRVEIEPGTEGEESDGMKEEGDKSDSGCCGGSMDTGEPDDFGKGKAETFGFLKRENGNREEDGERYKSWSLKKEEGSESGSSDGDSCEDSKLDLKIHNNSLSLSQTSPVGESSVKLKEETIEFEHQSKRPTIKQEQGFSLGSVRTIKAATQDPCLSVGEHSYTGRSPARSVNLASPTKPVGSPNQGHQRSFCLECCRNKTSNVKSEQHGCCCGTSGLATQLSSESTQNSSEERVTDRIWTKKKKRKKKRGREQLPGVKGEHKQLQHVDRMSLCPAEAAKSAVRRVTTTIKRKDKKKKHKTGKKLESSKKIKDEPPVEPSFKLVCTSLEELRELISKTEDELDDLESTKKRLGRWYYRREAVKDLHSTLIRLLNELSPWEPKLVKAYQRNRLRLKKEFHDFKKHPEYNNFVREECMSSSSSSDDDEERGSGKEACSLLDHYRRSEEEDLEHVVPRGLWSGASTREFVAESAGERTVTCVTPNHLRHPLASTEKGISLLPRVRTGSSSITSTPDSGPQSRSEMIPSNQSRDSNSAWAARVSTETSLSHRPPILHPTTGLPKGYTPIPTLLAKSVGNKVTLMKRPVDFPGVNNIDRQSKGSLVSLSTTKLSKAQSSPSSSQQNSQQLQAQGLQQTQVLRQPGMATVTTALPKSPQAKPTQTVPKSPVQVVYKVPEGLGHLVRKDSTSPVKISVHPVLDQNTGEKIMQQVVILPSKLLIHKNEEKVTSLHQQQTKGIQVPVSKVASPLCMSTNVPGFTIPENRIPVQQVAPLKDARTVRTPSPSVSPRLQHGALNTAGFKGMQVCSPEASTPQGGMPNSSSITTPASAVSTEPVKSTDPKQELKTVCIRDSQSILVTTRGGNTGIVKVQTSSDQNALGCLPSSPVITISPQFKAFLVSKTSSASPSAPSQTSPCTIPAVTSTSVAQPQKQVPSVLKSPSTVTTPMVTTLTGGIPVAGPGSQTAGTTVALSQGSNTSSASKFVTKIGQLAQTAASGSHFQASLVKNTVVVPSLSSSSVPQVLTQSEFICKPGMKRASTDERSQVTKFILVTPSSSSASNVAVSKDTPSSTKPLPSSRVMFISQPTTTSSSTFVGSVPKQGTAAGGQLLTTSLSSQTQNMGLSLGQTVGSVNSEVMSKVKNITLPTGLQIQLSGKTTTIGQTIGALSRSPSKSTPVSVSDTSCSPATTTQLFPVTSSNTITSCPAQLTSHTSLTSNSQLQGIPPFPMISQPGSSTSTAATSAGNMIKKDLGLPTNILSSNSPAQVTTTTQSSPAQTSTTNLVRQPPNIQSGIGEETTSILSSPHLALNKTQTQISLTTTTSTPFTTSSTGTIQQRIVINTSTPLAAGTQILLNNARFVVPPQGLGPGSHVLIISSPAPQQVPSASAASIGAAVPPQGASPVTVAPRAPVLPLSPAKLPSVPALSSPFVACTPAVGPSLLATNPNVMPVQLTGTPGLGSALLPSKTSVVSALPRLPVSQASNFASPPVGTPTLVSSSPRLGSVPALVSPVVTSASVLGSALATIRLAAGTPRQAECSSTISPAVAPPLPRLSAPLSSLPVLPSPSAVALPNPVIPIPAPVSSAPAPVIASTPYLHSLPAQQEVSVTTLGPGIQPQQTAVKIAAPSTAPSQFLANMGLGNASVKKQAVMQPVFAGTRTQVLPTVAVPPIVSTASRMQTLPIATVPPIGSTVNSFETAPVMTTPPSSNTVIITPAQPITSLKTNNTIHQPVVPTNQALGKHSLQTSALGMHTNVASKLLISPDGAVLSTVQCQVNPAELTTCPKPLAALVVSPNSSTGALHAHDSSLQPSQADTK, from the exons ATGGATCAGGAGGATAAGACAGACCAAATCACAGCAGGTTGTAGCCAACAGATGTTCCACAACCAAGACCCAGCGTCAACGCCCCAGCAGTCCTGCTCCAACATCATGTCTTCAGATTCCAGATGGGTGAGCAGCAGCACCGAAGACATTGACCTCGTCATGACTGAGGATGGGTTCAGCAATGGCTGTGAAGTTGAGACTATGGTAGCATTACACTGTCCTGGTGACAGCGGAGATGCAGCTGCTGAAGGTGACCACCTTTCAATAAGCAATGATGGCATGTCAGAGTTTTCTAACAGTGACCTGTCACTGCCTGAGGTCTGCATCTCCACCAACAGCAATAGCTATGAGGAGAATATGAACTATGAGGTCCAGCAAGCTTATAGGATATTCACTGGCTTTCTTTTGGACAAGTACAAAGGGATCACCAGCCCATTCCTTCAACCCATCGGCCACCAGGAGGCCCAACATGGTATTGGAGGGGTCCGGGGTCGAGGTCAGTCACAGCTCAAGCAGTCGATGTGCTTGcggaggatggaggagaggtTTATCAGCCAGGAGTATGAGACCATAACAGAGTTTGTTGCAGACTTCAGGCTGATGTTGGAGAACTGCTATCGCTACCATGGGGTGGACCACTGGATCTCCAAACAGGCTCAAAAGCTGGAAATCATGCTGGAGCAGAAGCTCACATTGCTATCCAG GACACTTCGAGAGAAGACGACCTTGGCAGTGACTTCTAAAGGGCGTTTTGGTGTAGAGGAGGAACGAGGGTCAGGGGGCACCTCCACAAGGAGGAGACTGGCACCTCGTAGCTTGGCTACCATCACTGTTGGTGGACATGAGTCTATCATGGTCCAGACCCTACGGctggaggagcaacagagggTCAAGGAGGAGAAGAG GCAACGTGAGCTtgagaaaaaagaagcagaagaaatGTCAGCCAAGGAGGTGGAAGAGTGGGAGCAGAGCTTGTTATCACAGGCTTCGCCCCACACTGTGGACACCCTTTGGGAACTCCCTGCTATAGGGCATTTCCTCTGCCTGGCTCAGACTGCCCTTAACCTTCCTGAGATTGTATTTTTTGAGCTGGAGCGCTGTTTGCTGATGCCCCGCTgcagcctcctcctctccaaaatcATGTCTTCCCTACTGTCCCCATCACAGAGGAGGGCCACTCTGCACCGCCGGCCTGCCCTGCCTTACCGTCGCTGGGAGTCAGAGCTCAGGCAGCGGGTCATGGGATGGTATCGAGCTGTTGGTGGCGCTCGTGATCAGCCAGGTCGGGCGGAGCAGCTGGGACTCTGCCACCAGTTTTTCAGCTCCCTGGGGGAGGTGAGTCCTTTGGAGGAGAAACCCTTTCACTTGCTGCCCTTCTACCAGAGAGTGTGGCTTCTGAAGGGGCTTTGCGATCACGTGTATGAGACACAGAAGGATGTGCAGGATGCTGTACTGGCCCAGCCCATCCATGAATGTAGGGAGTCTATTTTGGGTTATGACAGCAAGGACAATGCCTATATACACTTCCCACATTTCTGTGGGGCAGACCTGAGGATCTACTGCCAGAGCCCCAGCACACCCCCAACTTTTCCTTTCCCTTCTATATGGGTGAAAAGGGTTGAAATAGAGCCAGGGACAGAGGGTGAAGAGTCGGATGGAATGAAGGAAGAGGGGGATAAAAGTGACAGCGGATGTTGTGGAGGCTCCATGGACACAGGAGAGCCTGATGATTTTGGTAAGGGGAAAGCAGAGacatttggatttttaaaaagggaaaatgggaacagagaggaagatggagaaagGTATAAATCGTGGTCACTGAAGAAGGAAGAGGGGTCTGAATCAGGGTCCTCTGATGGAGACTCCTGTGAAGACTCTAAATTGGACTTAAAAATTCACAATAACTCCTTGTCCCTTTCACAAACAAGTCCTGTTGGAGAAAGTAGTGTGAAATTGAAGGAAGAGACTATAGAGTTTGAGCATCAGTCTAAGAGACCTACCATAAAGCAAGAGCAGGGTTTCTCATTGGGCTCAGTGCGCACCATTAAAGCAGCAACACAAGATCCCTGTCTGAGTGTAGGGGAGCACAGCTACACAGGAAGGTCCCCTGCTCGCTCTGTGAATCTGGCCTCCCCTACCAAACCGGTGGGGAGTCCCAATCAGGGACACCAAAGGTCTTTCTGTTTGGAATGTTGTAGAAACAAAACTAGTAATGTTAAATCTGAGCAGCATGGCTGCTGCTGTGGCACATCAGGGCTAGCAACACAGCTGTCTTCTGAGAGCACTCAAAACTCAAGTGAAGAGAGGGTGACTGACAGAATCTggacgaaaaaaaaaaagcggaaGAAAAAGCGAGGGAGGGAACAGCTGCCAGGGGTGAAAGGAGAGcacaagcagctgcagcacGTGGACAGGATGAGCCTGTGCCCAGCTGAGGCTGCCAAGTCTGCAGTGCGGAGAGTCACCACAACGATcaagagaaaagacaagaagaaaaaacataaaacag GAAAAAAGCTTGAATCTtcaaagaaaattaaagatgaacCCCCAGTTGAGCCATCATTTAAG ttGGTATGCACCAGTCTTGAAGAGTTGCGGGAGCTGATCAGTAAAACAGAAGATGAACTTGATGACCTGGAGAGCACCAAAAAGAGGCTG GGTCGGTGGTATTATAGGAGAGAAGCAGTAAAAGACCTCCACAGCACTCTAATCAGACTACTGAATGAGCTTTCACCGTGGGAACCCAAACTTGTTAAGGCCTACCAAAGGAACAG GCTTCGTTTGAAGAAGGAATTTCATGATTTCAAGAAGCATCCAGAGTACAATAACTTTGTGCGTGAAGAGTGTAtgtcatcgtcatcatcatcagatgatgatgaagagagaGGTTCAGGGAAGGAGGCGTGTTCACTGTTGGATCATTACAGAAGATCTGAGGAAGAAGACCTGGAACATGTAGTTCCCAGAGGTCTATGGAGCGGAG CAAGTACCAGGGAGTTTGTGGCTGAATCTGCTGGAGAGAGAACAGTGACCTGTGTAACTCCCAACCATCTAAGACACCCTCTGGCCAGCACAGAGAAAGGCATCAGTCTACTGCCAAGAGTTCGGACTGGCAGCAGTAGCATTACTTCAACTCCTGACTCTGGACCACAGTCTAGATCAGAAATGATCCCATCAAATCAATCCAGGGATTCAAACTCAGCATGGGCAGCAAGGGTGTCAACGGAGACTTCATTGTCACACAGACCCCCCATTCTCCACCCCACCACTGGACTACCTAAGGGCTACACGCCCATTCCCACCCTACTGGCTAAGAGTGTGGGAAACAAAGTGACCTTAATGAAACGGCCTGTTGATTTTCCAGGAGTCAACAACATAGATAGACAGAGCAAAGGGTCTTTAGTCTCCCTGTCTACCACAAAACTTTCAAAAGCACAAAGTTCTCCATCCAGTTCCCAGCAGAACTCACAACAACTGCAGGCACAAGGACTACAACAGACACAAGTACTTAGACAGCCAGGAATGGCCACAGTGACGACAGCTCTTCCTAAATCACCACAGGCCAAACCAACCCAGACTGTACCAAAAAGTCCTGTCCAAGTGGTGTACAAGGTTCCTGAGGGGCTGGGTCACCTTGTAAGGAAAGACAGCACCAGCCCAGTCAAGATCTCTGTTCATCCTGTCCTGGACCAGAACACTGGGGAGAAGATCATGCAGCAAGTAGTGATTCTGCCTTCTAAACTtctcattcacaaaaatgaagaaaaggtCACTTCTTTACATCAACAACAGACTAAGGGCATTCAGGTCCCAGTTTCTAAAGTGGCCAGCCCCTTATGTATGTCCACCAATGTGCCTGGGTTTACCATTCCTGAAAACAGAATCCCTGTTCAGCAAGTGGCCCCCCTAAAAGATGCCAGGACAGTGAGGACCCCTTCTCCTTCTGTTTCCCCTCGGCTGCAGCATGGGGCTCTAAACACAGCAGGGTTCAAGGGAATGCAAGTCTGTAGTCCCGAAGCAAGCACACCACAAGGTGGTATGCCAAACTCCTCATCTATCACAACTCCTGCCAGTGCAGTTTCTACTGAGCCTGTTAAGTCTACAGACCCTAAACAGGAGCTTAAGACTGTGTGTATTCGTGACTCACAGTCCATCCTGGTAACGACTAGAGGAGGCAACACAGGCATCGTCAAAGTCCAGACATCCTCAGACCAGAATGCCCTTGGATGTTTGCCCAGCAGTCCAGTTATCACCATCTCACCTCAGTTTAAAGCCTTCCTCGTATCCAAGACGTCATCAGCTTCTCCTTCTGCTCCTTCTCAGACTTCCCCTTGTACCATCCCAGCAGTGACAAGTACCTCAGTAGCCCAACCTCAGAAGCAGGTTCCTTCAGtattaaagtccccttccactgTCACCACTCCCATGGTCACTACCCTCACTGGTGGCATTCCTGTTGCAGGCCCAGGAAGCCAGACTGCAGGAACTACTGTTGCCTTAAGTCAAGGCTCCAACACTTCATCTGCTTCTAAGTTTGTAACAAAGATTGGCCAGCTTGCACAGACAGCAGCATCTGGTTCTCATTTTCAAGCTTCATTAgtaaaaaacactgttgttgTCCCATCACTGAGTAGTTCTAGTGTTCCCCAAGTTCTCACACAATCTGAGTTCATCTGCAAGCCTGGTATGAAACGAGCCAGCACGGATGAGAGATCCCAAGTTACTAAATTTATTCTGGTcactccctcttcttcctctgcctcAAATGTAGCTGTATCAAAAGACACACCCTCTTCCACAAAACCACTTCCAAGTTCAAGAGTCATGTTCATCAGCCAGCCCACAACAACGTCATCCTCCACCTTTGTGGGAAGCGTTCCAAAGCAAGGGACAGCAGCTGGTGGACAGCTACTGACCACTTCATTATCAAGTCAAACTCAGAACATGGGATTAAGCCTAGGACAAACTGTTGGCAGTGTCAACTCAGAAGTGATGTCCAAAGTCAAGAACATCACCTTGCCCACAG GGCTTCAAATCCAGTTGTCAGGCAAGACAACAACCATCGGACAGACCATCGGTGCACTGTCACGTTCCCCTTCCAAAAGCACACCAGTGTCTGTCTCAGATACAAGCTGTTCACCAGCCACCACCACACAACTGTTCCCGGTCACAAGTTCAAATACCATAACAAGCTGTCCTGCTCAGCTTACTTCTCACACTTCTCTAACCAGCAACTCTCAGCTCCAGGGTATCCCTCCCTTCCCCATGATCTCCCAACCAGGCTCTTCCACATCTACTGCTGCTACATCTGCAGGAAACATGATCAAGAAGGATCTTGGTCTGCCCACAAATATACTGTCCAGCAACTCTCCTGCTCAGGTAACCACTACCACGCAGAGTAGCCCAGCCCAAACCTCCACAACCAACCTTGTCCGTCAGCCCCCAAATATCCAAAGTGGCATTGGTGAGGAAACCACCTCCATCTTATCTTCCCCTCACCTTGCTCTCAATAAAACCCAAACACAAATCTCCTTGACAACAACCACCAGTACCCCATTCACCACTTCTTCTACTGGCACAATTCAGCAGAGGATAGTCATCAACACTTCTACGCCCCTTGCTGCTGGCACACAGATCCTCCTTAACAATGCACGGTTTGTAGTCCCTCCCCAGGGTTTGGGTCCAGGCAGCCATGTCCTTATTATCTCTAGCCCTGCACCACAACAAGTGCCTAGTGCCAGTGCTGCTAGCATTGGAGCAGCAGTACCTCCCCAAGGGGCAAGCCCTGTCACTGTAGCCCCTCGAGCACCTGTTTTACCCCTATCGCCAGCCAAGCTGCCTAGTGTGCCAGCCTTAAGTTCTCCTTTTGTAGCATGCACACCTGCTGTTGGTCCATCATTGCTAGCAACCAATCCCAATGTCATGCCAGTCCAACTAACAGGAACACCTGGCTTGGGCTCAGCGTTGTTACCCAGTAAAACAAGTGTAGTGTCTGCTCTGCCAAGGTTGCCAGTTTCGCAAGCTAGTAACTTTGCATCACCACCTGTAGGCACACCCACTCTGGTCTCATCATCACCTAGGTTAGGTAGTGTTCCAGCCCTAGTTTCCCCAGTGGTAACCAGTGCCTCTGTTCTTGGCTCAGCGCTGGCTACAATCAGGTTAGCTGCTGGTACACCCAGGCAAGCTGAATGTTCATCCACCATTTCACCTGCAGTAGCACCCCCTTTACCCAGATTGTCAGCACCTCTATCATCCTTGCCTGTTTTACCCAGCCCATCAGCTGTTGCCCTGCCGAATCCTGTCATACCAATTCCAGCACCCGTTTCCTCAGCCCCAGCCCCTGTGATAGCAAGCACACCATATTTGCATTCTCTTCCTGCTCAGCAGGAGGTTTCAGTGACAACCCTGGGTCCAGGCATACAGCCCCAGCAGACAGCAGTAAAAATTGCAGCACCCTCCACTGCTCCATCACAGTTTTTGGCGAATATGGGCCTTGGCAACGCGTCAGTCAAAAAACAGGCAGTCATGCAACCAGTGTTTGCTGGCACACGGACACAAGTATTGCCAACTGTGGCTGTCCCTCCAATTGTAAGCACAGCGTCGAGGATGCAGACGCTGCCCATTGCTACAGTTCCACCAATCGGAAGCACTGTCAACAGCTTTGAAACAGCACCTGTGATGACCACACCTCCATCCAGCAACACTGTAATAATAACTCCAGCTCAACCAATCACATCACTGAAGACAAACAACACCATCCACCAACCTGTCGTTCCGACCAATCAAGCACTGGGAAAGCACTCTCTGCAGACCTCAGCTTTAGGTATGCATACCAATGTAGCATCCAAGCTACTCATTAGTCCTGATGGTGCTGTTTTGAGTACAGTTCAGTGCCAGGTCAATCCAGCAGAGTTGACCACCTGCCCCAAACCGCTGGCTGCACTGGTGGTTTCACCCAACAGTTCCACTGGAGCACTACACGCACATGATTCCTCTTTACAGCCTTCACAGGCAGACACAAAGTGA